From a region of the Corallococcus coralloides DSM 2259 genome:
- a CDS encoding acyl-CoA thioesterase — translation MTAPFLVATLVEPLEPGHYRSRYEAPWYQGRGAYGGVVAGQVLRALEHHLNDANRQVRSFTVHFCSPAAEGVADLHTRIERAGKFVTHATARVESGGVVVAVATATFGAARGGAPEYMDFVMPEVPAPGTLTPVPDDVPMPDFCRFFEYRYCVGSPPYSGGPEAEVGGWLRPRVPTALDPALCVGLMDAYPPSVLSRLDGFRAAASVDFSVQFFQTFPVKGIAPDAHYLRTGRSRQAADGYTEETQLLWAEDGTLLAQCRQLVAVLG, via the coding sequence ATGACCGCGCCCTTCCTCGTCGCCACCCTCGTTGAACCGCTGGAACCCGGGCACTACCGCTCGCGCTACGAGGCGCCCTGGTATCAGGGCCGGGGTGCCTACGGCGGCGTGGTGGCGGGACAGGTGCTGCGCGCGCTGGAGCACCACCTCAACGACGCCAACAGACAGGTGCGCTCGTTCACCGTGCACTTCTGCTCGCCCGCGGCGGAGGGCGTGGCGGACCTGCACACGCGCATCGAGCGCGCCGGCAAGTTCGTCACCCACGCCACCGCGCGGGTGGAGAGCGGCGGCGTGGTGGTGGCTGTCGCCACGGCGACCTTCGGCGCCGCTCGCGGTGGAGCGCCCGAGTACATGGACTTCGTCATGCCGGAGGTGCCCGCGCCCGGGACGCTCACGCCCGTCCCCGATGACGTGCCCATGCCGGACTTCTGCCGCTTCTTCGAGTACCGCTACTGCGTGGGCTCGCCGCCGTACTCGGGTGGGCCCGAGGCGGAGGTGGGCGGCTGGCTGCGGCCTCGCGTTCCCACGGCGCTGGACCCGGCGCTGTGCGTGGGCTTGATGGATGCGTATCCGCCGTCCGTGCTGTCGCGGCTGGACGGCTTCCGCGCGGCGGCGTCCGTGGACTTCAGCGTGCAGTTCTTCCAGACGTTCCCGGTGAAGGGCATCGCGCCGGACGCGCACTACCTGCGCACCGGCCGCTCGCGCCAGGCGGCGGACGGCTACACGGAAGAGACCCAGCTCCTCTGGGCGGAGGACGGCACGCTGCTCGCGCAGTGCCGTCAGCTCGTCGCCGTGCTCGGCTGA
- a CDS encoding endonuclease/exonuclease/phosphatase family protein, producing the protein MRLKVLTLNVAHGAPFAVPMPFLRRRSALLGTLDRVAALLAREGADVVALQEADRSSLFSGRVDQVARIAEQAGYPHVHHGVHSGVPGLFAQGTALLSRQPLESCDTAHFGRDRRVDKGYVVAALAGEHGPEVVSLHLDPFSAAVRRRQVDQLIHALRQRPRRPRVVMGDFNAEDVEGPVACLCAELGLHTPSEGEPTYPVPNARQRLDQVLISHALRFTRYARLPDAVSDHHAVVAELVS; encoded by the coding sequence GTGCGACTCAAGGTCCTCACCCTGAACGTGGCGCACGGTGCGCCGTTCGCCGTGCCCATGCCCTTCCTGCGGCGGCGCTCCGCGCTGCTGGGCACGCTGGACCGGGTGGCGGCGCTGCTCGCCCGTGAAGGCGCGGACGTGGTGGCGTTGCAGGAGGCGGACCGGTCCAGCCTCTTCAGCGGACGGGTGGATCAGGTGGCCCGCATCGCGGAGCAGGCCGGGTATCCGCACGTGCATCACGGCGTGCACTCCGGCGTCCCGGGACTGTTCGCGCAGGGCACGGCGCTGCTGAGCCGGCAGCCGCTGGAGTCATGCGACACGGCGCACTTCGGCCGCGACCGGCGCGTGGACAAGGGCTACGTCGTGGCCGCGCTCGCCGGAGAGCACGGACCGGAGGTCGTGTCCCTGCACCTGGATCCGTTCTCCGCGGCGGTGCGGCGGCGGCAGGTGGATCAGCTCATCCATGCCCTGCGCCAGCGGCCACGGCGGCCTCGCGTGGTGATGGGCGACTTCAACGCGGAGGACGTGGAGGGTCCCGTGGCCTGCCTCTGCGCGGAGCTGGGGCTGCACACGCCCTCCGAAGGCGAGCCCACGTACCCCGTCCCGAACGCGCGTCAGCGCCTGGACCAGGTGCTCATCTCCCACGCCCTGCGCTTCACCCGCTACGCGCGCCTGCCCGATGCCGTCTCCGACCACCACGCCGTGGTGGCCGAGCTGGTGTCCTGA
- a CDS encoding M24 family metallopeptidase has product MTRVRPVLLSALLFASLAQAATAAPAVPAAEGAWPRVRKERLQKLLPQAMARAGVDAWVVLCRENDNDPLASHVGGENAGGTAAFLFLRDGETLRSTALSPEGEATALRDMGVVDEVVAFERGADVHALIAARLSKAKPTKVAINSSERMSIADGLSATQRAKLEAALSPALRKKLVSSEDLVSEWLSVKTPEEVDIMRKAADITAKLEEEAYRTVVPGKTRDSDVARFLKKRIAELGVGDGWQPDQNPNVNSGPTRGHSNATDRVIQPGDFIQTDFGIRVGGTWVTDIQRFAYVLAPGQTQPPAEALAKWEKSKKGSRIALAAMKPGVRGYDVDKAQRDWMREAGSEPVMWGTGHPVGYWAHDAGPALSGAASGKPPAGSALRKLQPGQVFAFDGFYAWKDGSSPDALRILSVEEMAVITETGAEYLNPPQEQLILIPSPVAPSKH; this is encoded by the coding sequence ATGACGCGTGTCCGGCCCGTCCTCCTCTCCGCCCTGCTGTTTGCCTCCCTCGCCCAAGCTGCGACCGCCGCGCCCGCCGTGCCCGCCGCGGAAGGCGCGTGGCCTCGCGTGCGCAAGGAGCGCCTCCAGAAGCTCTTGCCCCAGGCCATGGCCCGCGCGGGCGTGGACGCGTGGGTGGTGCTCTGCCGCGAGAACGACAACGATCCGCTCGCCAGCCATGTGGGCGGGGAGAACGCGGGCGGCACCGCCGCGTTCCTGTTCCTGCGCGACGGTGAAACGCTGCGCTCCACCGCGCTCTCCCCCGAGGGCGAGGCCACCGCGCTCCGGGACATGGGCGTGGTGGACGAGGTGGTGGCCTTCGAGCGCGGCGCGGACGTGCACGCGCTCATCGCCGCGCGCCTGTCCAAGGCGAAGCCCACCAAGGTCGCCATCAATTCGTCGGAGCGGATGTCCATCGCGGACGGCCTGTCCGCCACGCAGCGCGCGAAGCTGGAGGCGGCGCTGTCCCCCGCGCTGCGCAAGAAGCTGGTGTCCTCCGAGGACCTGGTCTCCGAGTGGCTGTCCGTGAAGACGCCCGAGGAGGTGGACATCATGCGCAAGGCCGCGGACATCACCGCGAAGCTGGAGGAGGAGGCGTACCGCACCGTGGTGCCCGGCAAGACGCGGGACTCGGACGTGGCGCGCTTCCTCAAGAAGCGCATCGCGGAGCTGGGCGTGGGGGACGGGTGGCAGCCGGACCAGAACCCCAATGTGAACAGCGGGCCCACGCGCGGGCACTCGAACGCCACCGACCGCGTCATCCAGCCGGGGGACTTCATCCAGACGGACTTCGGCATCCGCGTGGGAGGCACGTGGGTGACGGACATCCAGCGCTTCGCGTACGTGCTGGCGCCGGGGCAGACGCAGCCTCCTGCGGAGGCGCTGGCGAAGTGGGAGAAGTCGAAGAAGGGCAGCCGCATCGCGCTCGCGGCGATGAAGCCCGGCGTGCGCGGCTACGACGTGGACAAGGCCCAGCGCGACTGGATGCGTGAAGCGGGCTCCGAGCCCGTGATGTGGGGCACCGGCCATCCCGTGGGCTACTGGGCCCATGACGCGGGCCCCGCCCTGTCCGGCGCGGCGTCCGGCAAGCCGCCCGCGGGCTCCGCGCTGCGCAAGCTCCAGCCCGGGCAGGTGTTCGCCTTCGACGGCTTCTACGCGTGGAAGGACGGCAGCAGCCCGGACGCGCTGCGCATCCTCTCCGTGGAGGAGATGGCGGTCATCACGGAGACCGGCGCCGAATACCTCAACCCACCCCAGGAGCAGCTCATCCTCATCCCGTCCCCTGTCGCGCCCTCGAAACACTGA
- a CDS encoding response regulator gives MPTVLVIDDDLFVLATVGDTLRGAGYTVLTVQSPAEAFHLDLNGVAAILCDYNMPDMNGSDVLVAMRELQECRAPFIFLTGHSDLDDLLPVAIRYGAELLPKPVDPAELTRLLRKQIAA, from the coding sequence ATGCCAACCGTGCTGGTCATCGACGATGACCTCTTCGTGCTCGCGACCGTGGGAGACACCCTTCGGGGCGCGGGCTACACGGTGCTCACGGTGCAGTCCCCCGCCGAGGCCTTCCACCTGGACCTCAACGGCGTCGCCGCCATCCTGTGCGACTACAACATGCCGGACATGAACGGCTCCGACGTGCTCGTCGCCATGCGCGAGCTGCAGGAGTGCCGCGCGCCGTTCATCTTCCTCACCGGCCACTCGGACCTGGATGACCTGCTGCCCGTGGCCATCCGCTACGGCGCGGAGCTCTTGCCCAAGCCGGTGGACCCCGCGGAGCTGACGCGGCTGCTGCGCAAGCAGATCGCCGCCTGA